The window tttcaacatgataataataatttttacttgagcaacaaatcagcatattttaatgttttctgaaggttcatgttaaaatagaaaagttactttaaattgtaggAATATCTCactatattgctgttttgtttttactgcattttaatatatgaagacaaacaaaacaaaacaaaaaaatctgatgaCTGTAAACtgtgaatggtagtgtatggtTACTGTATGCTTATCAAtatactgccattcaaaagtttgggatcagtaagacttgctcatcaaggctgcatttatttgatcaaaaataataataaaaaaaaacagtagtattgtgaaatgttattacaatataaaataatggtttgtatttaatatactgtaaaatataatttattcctgcgatgcaCAGCTTAATTTTCATTAGCTATTACTTCAGTCTTGTTACATTATCCTTCATAAATctctctaatatgctgatttattattagaattatctatgtttgtgctgctaaatatttttttggaacatgtgatacttttttccagtttctttaattaatagaaagaaaataaatcttttctaacaatatgtcttttctatcactttttttttttttttttatcaatttaacatgtccttgctgaataaaattattattttcttaaaaagaaagaataaaaatttactgaccgcAAATTTTTGAAcgatagtgtatattgttaaaaaaaattcttgtatattaaaatagaaaacataattttagattacagtaatatttatagttagggctgcacgattaatcgcacaatattgtgaggcgcgcttagtcaatgaagccggtactttgattagtagtaaagctccatcacgtgcgttcagctggagcggcaattaatacacagagccgtaaatcactgacaagctacgccaaatcgcgctcataatcgcagatgaatcgcattcagctgaacgcacgtgatggagctttactactaatcaaagtaccggcttcactgactaagcgcgcctcacaatatcgtgcgattaatcgtccAGCCCTATTTatagtattacatttttctgtattgttgatcaaataaacacagccttgaaaataagaaacttctttaaaaaacattacaaatcttaagGATCCCAAACTGAGTACTGCATTCTCTTATTTAAAGCTACATTTCATTAAGCCTGGATAACATCTTGGTGTTCTGTTCTACATTTTAATTTGCTGCTGCTTTCCATTTCTATCAGGCACTGGATGAGGAGTACTTAAAAGTAGATGCTCAGTTCGGGGGGTGTGGACCAAAGGAAGATCTTCACATTAGCAGAGAAGgtgcatttttacatatttcttATTCCATATGACACTTTTAAACTTAATGTGCACCTATACAGGTGCTAAAGTCAAAagttgttttcttattttgcatctTTTGCCAGTAGGAAATAGGAAATACAAGTaggaaatataaaaatcaaaaaatatgaACCGAAAGCTTGTATTTCATACTCGTAAATAATTCAGGGATCATACGGGGTTTGGAAAAGTACAGAATTTGACTGGAAGTATTTTCCAGGTCTGAAAAGTATGGAAAAATAAAGTAGAGTATGGAAAAAGTTTGTGTTTCCAGACATTTGCCTTCTTTTAGTttcttattataaaaaatgaagaatttaatgaaaataaatgatacaaGAAGTAAAATTTCATGGCAGCTGTTTAGTGATTCATTAGTGATTGTCAAATATGCACTTTTTGATTATGCTGATTGATGACTGAACTATATTCCAAATATAAAGCTGGAAAAAAATGCTTGTCTGAAAATCTACTGAGAGTTTGGAAATTTGTGTCTGGAAAAATATGgagttttgaaataaaatgggTAGGAACCCTGTAAATAAGtcttaaaacaaatgtttttgatgCATCGGATATGTCTGCCAAGTGTTAAGCCCCGTCTAGGGTGAAGGCGCAGCATGAAAGAGTGCGAGGACACGGAGGAGTTTGAAAagcaaatgaacaaaaatttaatgaaaacaatgatttttttttttacaatagaaGTGGGGAAATTGTTACTTAAGGAGCCGACTAGGCCAAAataacaaacagaaaacaactaATATTTTAACCCTCTGAATTCCctagtttgcaaaagaaaagacaagaaaagaaaatacaattactTCCCTAACTCTCTGTACAAAAAACAATCAACAAAAATGGCGTCGGTCTCCCTACTTCCCCAAGAATactatatacaattatttacaaTAAGCAAACAAGTCCATACAGGGCAATCCAAAATCAAAGTCAAACAGGCGGTAGTCAGAGTTACAAATAGATGGCGAATGCACTAACAAACAACAATCTCTCACAGTTAAACACTCAGAAGAACACACACAGAATCTCAGTCTTACTAACACATGCTTACAAATAACTAACAGAGCGATGAAAAGCAAACACAGCAAATGAGCACAAAGCTGAAGCAGGAAGTGATGATGAGATCTTTTATAGGCAGCAGGGAGTCTGTGCAAGATGATGTGCAAGACATCATCTTGCACagaaacacatacacaaaacacttcccaaaaacagaacagaactgGACAGAATAATGTATGAATTAAACTTTCTGACATGATATCGTACTGATTTGATGGCTCTGTGCTGATCCCAGTGTATGGGTGTGTTTACGGAGtacatttcgttttttttttaagaactgtttttttttgtcttattttgcagTACCTGCCCTCTCTTGGCTACACCAAACGTATTCACATGATGAACCCAATGGTGCCTGGACTGACCGGTGGCAAGATGAGCTCCTCTGAGGAGGTAGTGTACCATATACACCTTCATAATTTTCAAGAATGCTGTAAGATAAAGATTTAAGATCACATTCTTTGATTCAtctaatcaaagaatcctgttgATTCTGAGGGATGGGTTAGTGGCGTACGCTGTTGCATTCTTGGTGTCTGGTTGATACACTAAGATTCATCATTCTCAAACTTTCATATCTGCTACAGGAATCTAAGATTGACCTGCTGGATAAGAACCAAGAGGTGAAGAAGAAGTTAAAGAAAGCCTTTTGTGAGCCTGGAAATGTGGAGAATAATGGAGTTCTGTCCTTTGTCAAACATGTGCTTTTCCCTTTGCACTCAGGTGAGctcaggcaaaaaaaaaaaaattaattaggaAATGTAAACAACTAGTTCAATGCTTAATGATATGTTCTGTTTTAGAGTTTATAATTAAAAGAGATCCAAAGTGGGGAGGAGACAAAGTCTACACAGACTATGAGGAAGTGGAGAAAGACTTTGCTGCAGAGGTATCTGAAAACTACTTATATTTACTTAATGTACATATGTTTACATAAATTGAGTTGAGCATCATATGTTGACCCCTGCTTTGCTTACCTGCAGGAAATACATCCTGGTGACCTGAAGGCTTCAGTAGAGTTGGCTCTTAACAAACTGTTGGACCCCATCAGGAAGAAGTTTGAGACGCCAGAGTTGAAGAAACTGACAGCATCCGCTTACCCAGAGCCCTCCAAAAACAGTGAGTAAAAATACACAATGTCTTATAAAACTAGTGGTGTCAAAACTAGCATGTTAACGCAGGCgattaattttttcagtttaacatgttaaaaatatttaacgcaaTTAACGCAGGGGCGGGGGTAAGTTTCCCCatcccactcacaactgctaaagaattgcatttatttagacaCAAGCACATAAATTGGGAAACTTTTAAGACTACAACTTCACCTCCACCAGGCGTGAGTCAAGCGAGCGTGGAAACGGTGCCGTTGACGaagagcttcagtagaacaacagtgaactgtggtcagatgagatgttgtcaggccatatgCCAATAAAACAAATCTTCTTGTCCTGTCAGCCATTATACTGTGCTCGTAGCACACACTCTTCAAGTGCACGCACAAATGTGCCGGAGCACGTTGTATTAGGCTATATTAAAGTGCTATATCACATTCAAACCCAGATGAAACTACGAGTATGCAATGTCGTAGTTATGCCATCAGTTAGGTGAAGATGTTACAAAAAAGGTGATTAAAGCTGCCCTAAAACTGTGCATGTAAgttattattatctatttacatttaaaacagtgtCAGGTCCACTTCAagttcagcagcggcagcttttaaagtaacagcagcaaaaatatcctaataaccaGCCGCTgtaatgtctgttaatcaaagaacaaaaataaaaagaggaaatcaataacttctgTAATTTTAAGctttagatttatttaatttagaatttagtgtttgataaccttattaaattaggctatattTTCTCGCTGAAAGACACAGATAGATATGACATTCATTATCATGGGTTTAAGTGAAGATTGTTTAGAGTTtgcttaaattaaaagttattttttaagcctaataaatgttaaagtgaTAGCTCTcagttatactgtaatgttgaatggctgtagtcaatggttaaataataGGAAAAAAATCATAGAGACATCACTTGTTATCAGTGATACTTGCCTTTAGTCATACAAAAAAGatggcattaaacaaatatgaaaaatatacattctTTGttatttctacattaatttgaagattaaaTGCGAAGTTATTCCAATATAAAAGtctaattaaaaactttaaagtcaGGTGGAATTAATCAagatttaattcattaaaaatgtgtgattaattatgtttttttttgtttgtttttttttaaaccgatTGACACCACTACTTAAAACATATTCGACATGGTCACTTATACTTATGAACCCATTTAACAGTGCTGCTTCAAGTTCTAGATTGAGTTTTAGAGAAAGGAAGAATTTTCACATCTGTTTACGGTTTTGTCATTCCTTCACAGAAGGAGGAGTGAAGGGCAAccctaaacaaaacacagatgaGGAAGAGGCTATCCCATCCAGACTGGACATCAGAGTGGGCAAAGTCGTCAGTGTAGAAAAGGTAGAGAAATCCAGcaataattttaagatttttctaGCAAGAGGATGCTAAAATAACCTTGTTTGTTAATCTGTTAGCATCCAGATGCAGACTCACTGTATTTAGAGAAGATTGATGTGGGTGAGGAGCAACCGCGGACTGTAGTGAGTGGCCTGGTGGCATACATCTCCCAGGAGCAGCTTCAGGACCGTCTTGTTGTGTTGTTATGCAACCTAAAGCCCCAGAAGATGAGGGGGATTGAATCCCAAGCCATGCTGCTGTGTGCTTCAATGTTAGTAGGACTGATAAACCCTAATTCAACCATTCAATTCAAGTTCTtcttatattaaaaatcattttctctTGATCTTTCTAAATCTAATGGCCTTTAGTGAGGGAGAGCCCAGGAAAGTGGAGCCTTTGGATCCACCAGAAGGCTCAGCACCAGGAGACCGTGTTTTTGTTGAAGGGTATGAATCGGGGAAACCAGACGATGAATTGAAACCAAAGAAAAAGGTGTTTGAGAAGTTGCAGGTATGTGAGTTTTATATTTTCGTACTTAAACACTCATATTAAGCTATCGCTGAGTCTCATTCTTGGGTGTATGTTTATGTCTGATCTCTTCAGGTGGACCTGAAGATCTCAGACCAGTGCGTTGCACAATGGAAAGATCAAAATCTGATGACAAAACTTGGACAGATCACCTGTAAAACACTAAAGGGTGGAAATATTAGCTAGTTGTCTTCACCATTTTTCTCAAAGCTAGAGTTTCCATGACAGCAAGTACACAGTGTCAGGTATTGCTCATCATAGCCATCCAAAACTGTTACCATACTCTAATGGAGAAGGAAATGGCTTATAATgccattatttcattattatttcaacTGTCCCATTCAGCCATGTCAACCTGTGAAGAATTTAATAGCACGTTTACTGCAGCAGAACACATATGGGTATCGTCTGTGCTTTACATTGCATGTATTGCCGTCCAGGATGTTTTACACATAAAGCATTGCAGTAAATAATGTCACGctcatttgtttaaataacaGACGAAGAATCTTGCAGGAGATCATCTGTTAATCTCAAACTCAGGTCCTTATGTCTGGAAATGGATCATTGCTTACAATGATCAGTCTCCAGTCTGATAATGTTCAAACTATTAACCATCAGTGGAAACGGTTCAGACATGGACAGAATACATACACAATAAACTGTTATGGAGACATATTTTAGGATTAGTTAGCTTACTTCACAGGTggaattttatgtaatataacaTTCAGAACTCATCTCATGTTAACCAAATTCaatgaaataaacaacaaactACAATGATTCATGAACATTTCCTATATGTCTTGATAATAATGTTGGAAATTTTTGTGAAGGGACCTTTACAGTTTGATCTGCTGAAAagagatatttaaatatatgaaccTGACACTAAAAGTTTGGGAGCCTATTTTCAAACGTCACCATATGAACCGTAAAATGTAATGCTTGATTAAAGATTGttgaaaattataattaaataagtgttgtacactaccagtcaaaagtttttgaacagtaagatttttaatgtaaaaatcttttaaaactttactgattttaatgtaaaaattgtaaacagtaaaatttgaatatttttgctatttaaggcaataactttctttttgaatatatttaaaaatgtaatttattcctgtgatttcaaagctgaatttttagcatcgtaactgatccttcagaaattattctaataattttgctgctcaaaaagcatttattattattatgttgaaaacagctgagtagagtTTTTTCCAgtttctttgaagaatagaaagttcaaaagaacagcttttatctgaaatagaaatcttttgtaacattataaatgtattcatcgtcacttttaatcaatttaaagaatccttgctaaataaaagtattaatttctataattaatataattataattatataaaattatataatagtTTATGTGAtggctgatctttggatctttctattcatcaaataatttacttaactttaaaaaatgattaatagtaataataacaataataaatgtttcttgaacagcaaatcagcatattagaatgatttctgaaggaccatgtgatactgaagactggagtaatgatacaatttagctttgatcacatgaataaattatattttaaaatatatttgaatagaaagcaatattttaaatagtaaaaagatttcacaatattactctctttcctgtattttggatcaaataaatgcaggtttgatgagcagaaaagacttctttaaacaacattaaaaatcttactgttcaaaaacttttgactactAGTGTAGCtttaacaaaaaacatgaataGGTTTTCATGAGGAGGAAATATAGTAGTATGGTGGGTTTATATATTTCAACGATGTTGGAAAGCACTAGGAattcaaaaacagtcaaaacaaggtaaatctataaatatctttaatgcatatttatttttaaaacagtgtagTAATTCTGTTCACTCCTCCCTTGAAGTAAATAGCTACTAAAttatttgtgtatgtatatttttacatcGATTTTAGAGGGACCATCAGTCAATACTCTTACCTGTTTGCTGGTTTGAAAAGAAATGCAGCATTTAGCTTAAAAAGTGCTTTAATCTAATGAAAAGTAAATATGTAAAGGTTTTATGTGTATACGTTTCAGCCATTGTCAGCATAACTGCAAAAAGGTAACAGATAGTTCTGTACATGTATAATTACACATTTGCTAAAAGCAAATTCTGAAAGTTGATTGCAGTAGCACTGAAACTTTCAAAACTGTTAGTAAAATCAACTTCTGTCATTAAAAGCTAGTAATCAATCTATGTGCTTGGACATATTtggatatgtcaaaaaaattacaacacaGGTTATGACATGTTTTTGCGCCAAGCAGTGATTACTACCACTAGTGACCACTAGATGTCAGTTTAATCTTGCAGTCATTAGCTTTTAAAAGTCCACAATAAACTAAAAGTGACTTCTCCCAGAGCAGACAAAGTCATTTAGAAAAATACTTGAAAGCTGTAATAAAGCTATATAAAACAGATTGGGAAAAGCTTTTTGCATACATTTGAAGGCCATTTCTCCAGGCTAAGGCTTTTAAGACAGTTGTGGTATCCATGGATCCTTGAACAAGAACTTTCTTGGGCTTTCATCACTTGCTTTGTCCTTTCATCTCTGCCAAACTGTGACTAAACAGTCCAGTCAAAACTCAACTCATGCACTGTGACTCTTCAACATGCAGTCTCTGAACTTCCTGAAAAAGAAATACCATGATCATTCACATTGTTTCGTCATTATTTAATGGACGAACTAAAATAACCCGTGAATGCTTCCTTACTTTGCTTCTGGCTTCCTAATGATTGTGCTCGCTGACCAGCAGGATGCACTTGATCACTTTGCCCATTAACTTCAACCCTTGTTATTTGTTTATGCGTCAAGATCTCAGTCTTATCCGGTGTTGCGTTCTCTATCTTGTTGGGAGGATTTGTTCCATGCACTGGTTTCTTAGCAACAGGTGGCGGCACCTTAATTGGCTTTTTTGTTCCATTTGTAATCATTGTCTTGGCTTGGTCGGAAACCTGCATTATCTCAGCTGCAAGACTTTGCTTGAGGCTTGCTTGGACCTCAGGAGAGCTAGGTGTTTCAATCACAACTTTCTTTGTGCTTTTGGAGAAGATAAAACTGGCTGTAGATGCAGGGGACTTGAGTAGGTCACAGCCAGGGGATGGCACCGGTGAACTAGCACTACCAGTTGAGGATAAGCGTGGATTGAGTACTGCAGTAACTGCACTGGAGGACATCGCAGCGGTCTTCATACGTATGGCCTCTTGAAGGCGCATGGATTGAACTGTGGCTGGAGCAGGAGATGACTTAGCAGGTGAGTTGGACTTTAGGCTCAAGGATTTGCGAATAGGCTTTTGTGGAGTTGCTTGACTAGCAATACTGAGATCCTCATTTGTTGTGGCCTCAGTACTTGGTTTACTATCAGCTTGATCTTCACCTGCATTTACAGATCTTAGCCGCACCATTTGAAGCAAGGAAGGTGTGACAAGGGGAATGTTGGCATCCTCTTTTGGGATAGGTGTGCTTTTGTGGCGACAAAGCAGTTCTTTGCTCCGGTTATCTTTGTTTACGAGGCTCAGTTGCCTTCGGAAGTTACCAGTGGACTGGTCTTCCACTGGAAGAGGAGGTGCAAGGGGAGTGGAATCTCCTTGAGTATCAAGTGATGTTTGCTCTGAATCTTGTGCGGACAAACTTGGTATTTTCTCCCCTTGTACAAGTTCTTCTGGTAAAATAGAGGACGTTTTAGGAGGGGCAACAGTTGTGTTTTCCATGCCACCTTCATCCACAGAGGAGTGTGAGATGTTGTTACAAGGCTTATCTTGTTGCCTCTCCTCCATATCATTTTGTACAGTTCTTGTTGGCAAAACAGTATCTATTTTGGAGTCTTGGTTTGGACTGCTGTCCATATCTGAGGACCTCAATTCTTTGTCTTGCTGTTCACATGACTCTTCATGGCAACTGGCAGATACCTCTGAAAGGGGTTCATGGATAGAGGGAGGTGGTGGAGGGAAGTCAAGTTCATCTTGTTCCTCAAACATCAAGTCAGTAGACTCTTCCATTGGAGGCGGTGGTGGAGGCCAAGAGGACTCCAGGAGAGACACCTGTTCCTCTGTTTCTTGCCTCCGTTTTTCTTTGTCAGATGGTGGTACAGACACTGAGGCAGCTGATGTCTTTTTAGTAGGTGGTGGTGGGGGTTGGTGTTCTGGAGgtggagaaggaggaggagaaaTACCATTGACCTCCGGTACTTCTATGCCAAGAGTTTGCAATTGTTTATGACTGGAAATGTCCTTAACAATGTGCTTTCCTTCGTTCTCCTCACTGGTTTTGTCATTCCTTGGGGAGCACGTTGTGCTCACAATTTCAGGATTTGTTTTGACTTCACAGTTTGTTTGTAACAGCATACTTTGATCAACTTTGATAGTTGGTACCTTCGTTGTAGGGAGTATGTGGCTTCCTTTGTCCTCCTGATCTTGTGTATGACTGTTCTGGTTGACCTCTGTACTTTCTAGTTCATTTAGCTCATTGTGTAATGTTGAGCTTCCGTTATGCCTTAAATCTGGAGGGTCTGCTACCATTTGTGTTGACATGGACTCGTTTTGTTCTTTTACAGCTTCTTTGTTCTCCAGTTGGGTCCCTGACTTCATTTCTTCTGTTATCTGTGTCTTCGGGATTGTTTGTTTACTGATTTGTAttgaatttgtgttttgatttgtaCCTATTAATGACtctttctgctgcttttgaAGCTGATGTAACCTGTTGGGGTTCGGACCTGGGCCACATAATAGTTCAAGTGTGTGTTTATTGTGAACCCAGGTTTCAGGGGGTGGGGCAGTTGGGGCTTTTACTTTGGGTGGAGGCGGAATGTTGAAAAGTTCCCTAAGGGCAGTAGTTGGGTGTGTTGGTGTCACCTTGTTTTTCACTGTTGTAACAGGTGGAGAGCACTTTAATGGCTCTGATGGAGTTTTGTTGGTTTGAATGTCATGATGTGCCGTGTCTGATGTGACCGAAGATAGAGATGTCATTGATGAAGAGACCGAAACCACCGGTGAGGTCCGTACACCCGTTCTCTCAGGCTTTGAAGGCTTAACTCTTCTCTTTCCAGGTGAGGATGGACTGACCTCTTTAGGAGAATGTGTAGGTGTCCCACTTTGGCTGGAGTATCCACTCGAAGGAGACAAAGTCCTATCAAATTTGTTTTCACCAGATTCTTCTCCAGTTTTCTGCGGGGATGAGTGACCTAATCCAACACGACTTCCATTAAAGGCTTGATCAGGACTAAGTGGACTGGATTTCACAGATGACTGGAAATCCCTTGATGAGTTGAGCACTGAAGAATGGACAGAACCCTTCTCATTATTGTTGGACTGATGTTCTTTTGGACTGCTAGGATCTCTACCTGTTTGCCCATCGGTTGCTGCCAGTTCCCTTGATCTTCGCTTCCCTTGAAGTTTTTCATGGTGCAGGGAATACGTTCTCTGAGGTGGTGCTGGTGGCAATTTTGTCTTCATTACAGAGAGACTACGAGAGAATGAATGGCTGTTTCTGACATTTTCCCCTGCTTCACCCATCTCCCTGTTATCCAGTCTTTGATTTGTACCATTACTGTTAGAGCTTTTACAACTGCTTGAGCTTGTAACGCTTGCATCCTTTGGGATTAAATCTAAAACTTCTTTGGTGCTCTCAGCAACAAATGTTGGTAGACACTTTGCTTTTGAAGAAACTGTGGAGGAGTTGGAGACAATAGTCTCAGATGATTGTGAAGGGCTCCTGTTGGTGCTAGCAGTAGTTGGATCTTGATTTGTGCCACCTCCAGATCGTGAAGAAGCTGGACTAGCTGATGCTAAACTACTCTTGCTAACTGTACTTGTACTGCGCCGGCTGTGATCATGGTTAATTTCAATGATGTCTATTGCAGCTGGCAGAACTGCATTTGGAATAATCTTAGATAAATAAGTTGCCTGTGGTGAAATAGACATGACGGGACCTTGAGGCTCATGCAGGAAAGAAGAAGTGGTCATCCCCGGGACAGCAAGAGACTTTGGCCTCTGTGTAGGGCATGCTCCTATCCCAAGCTTTCGGTTTAACTCATCTTGGTAGACACAATGGATGTGGTTTATTAGAAATTCCTCATCTCTTGACGTCTGAAGAGCCTCAATGTTTTGCAGGTGTACACGAGCCCCTTTGTGATTTACTGAAGGGAGCTCTCCATCAATTGTTGGAATGACAACTCTGCCAGGGGAATCTGTCATGTCATGTTCTCCATTTGGACGCTGCTGCAGTGTCGTTCCTCTTGCCATatctttaaagaaataaaacaaagtagtCATCCTTCTGTTTTAGGCAGAACAGTTTGTGTAATCTCATATTTTTGTCAAAGTTGCCATTCTAAGGTACAtcatgctcaaaaaaaaaaaaggctactTAATATTTGACAATAACATAGTTTTACATGCCCAGTTCTCGTTGGACTTGCTGTGGTATGCCCATTATAGTTGTTCTTCTGCTTCTCCTCTTGGTCTTATCCAGTCGTTTAACTGGGTTCAAGGGCTTAAACGTGGAACCTAAAAGGGAGTGATATGTCATACAGAGATTGAATACCaagaaaataactttttgttATTCCAAATTAAATCGCAATCATACTCAAAATGATGGCTACACTACCATAACAAACAAGTTTTCTTATTTAATCTTGACTGATATCATTTGATTGATATCACATTTTCTCTGAACCTATCAATGGACAGATCATAACTCTGTATGACTTAGTCTTTGAATGGTGGGTGGCAACAAATGCATTGTTAACAGGAACCCTggatattaagacttgtatggcttaatataacaaacaacgtctcttactaaaatatgcaATAGAAAACCCATTACAGATTTACGTTGTTTAAAAattccacattgttttatacgtATTTTGGATTATGGAAGGCGCCATTATGATGTGCAATGGTTGCATTTGGTGAGCCACTGGCGCTGCGTGTTCAAGAAACTTTGAATGCACAACTCAGAAAGTAAatatactgatatgatgaccacagctactgaaagatcttacaggtggcgatgaatataagtgtaggcttaaaccaaatgctgtactatcaattttccccacaaggagtctaaacgcccccagatattgagtgaaatctgTGCTGAGAAACTTCATTGGCtgtggcgtcatgacaagcgtcgaCATGTTTAcgtcctgccaggatggcatctagcgtttcttgtctctgctgtttgtaagctctttcaatagctgtggtctactaaaagcctcaaagggaTCAGGGCAAAAGTGGAGAAAACAATGacgtgggtctttaggaagtttaaTCCGTCCACAGACATGTTCCCACTCTGTTCTCCCCTTCATTTGCTAGGAAAGCAGTAAAGACTTAAATCGCTTCTCTTGGtacccttcgactgaaaattaaatCCAAAAGCCTcacaatgtggcatcatatcagtattttatttatgttgaaaatagcaacaggtagtgccattAACTCACCAAGTGCAATCATTTcacatcattgaaataatggtgcccccatagaccaaaatatgtataaaacaatgtggatttttaaataacgtaaatctttcatgggtttttttttactacGTATTTCAGTATGAGACGTTgcttatgttatattaagccatacaagtcttaatacctggggttccctttaaaccTGAAACACTTTAGAGGGAAAAAACAAGAGGTAGTCTGTACCGCACTACACATGGTTTATTTCTAGACCTTTTTATGAAGTCAGCATTGTATACCTTGACGTGTTAGCACTGGACGTGAGGAGACTGCTGAGACGGTCGACACTGAAATGAAAGAGTGTCCAGCAGTGCTATCAGTCTCGAGTGATTCATCCCTTCCTTTTGAGCTTGTGTCTTCCTCTGGCTGTGGAGAAATGGAGGTCATCAGTAAAAAGCAATTCATTGAAGGTTTAATTCATGCatgtatgttttcattttaaacaccttaaagattagttcactcttgaattaaaatttcctgataatttactcactcccacatcatcgaagatgttcaaatctttctttcatcagtcgaacagaatttaaggtttttgaagatgacatttcaggatttttctctatatagtggacttca of the Labeo rohita strain BAU-BD-2019 chromosome 19, IGBB_LRoh.1.0, whole genome shotgun sequence genome contains:
- the kiaa1522 gene encoding uncharacterized protein KIAA1522 homolog isoform X1, which encodes MSRSSSVGDLVPKDITEILALQQASKKKQGSSLGRAFSWFKGSKRKRSLSNGHSRSGGPCGRSAESTTAKPIHASGDSKAGQKQNEPSKLTVHYTASQHYQENVFIEGSRPQYLEDLHTEAQEGLKILQQEENKNGVDFQDDQTVPEEDTSSKGRDESLETDSTAGHSFISVSTVSAVSSRPVLTRQGSTFKPLNPVKRLDKTKRRSRRTTIMGIPQQVQRELDMARGTTLQQRPNGEHDMTDSPGRVVIPTIDGELPSVNHKGARVHLQNIEALQTSRDEEFLINHIHCVYQDELNRKLGIGACPTQRPKSLAVPGMTTSSFLHEPQGPVMSISPQATYLSKIIPNAVLPAAIDIIEINHDHSRRSTSTVSKSSLASASPASSRSGGGTNQDPTTASTNRSPSQSSETIVSNSSTVSSKAKCLPTFVAESTKEVLDLIPKDASVTSSSSCKSSNSNGTNQRLDNREMGEAGENVRNSHSFSRSLSVMKTKLPPAPPQRTYSLHHEKLQGKRRSRELAATDGQTGRDPSSPKEHQSNNNEKGSVHSSVLNSSRDFQSSVKSSPLSPDQAFNGSRVGLGHSSPQKTGEESGENKFDRTLSPSSGYSSQSGTPTHSPKEVSPSSPGKRRVKPSKPERTGVRTSPVVSVSSSMTSLSSVTSDTAHHDIQTNKTPSEPLKCSPPVTTVKNKVTPTHPTTALRELFNIPPPPKVKAPTAPPPETWVHNKHTLELLCGPGPNPNRLHQLQKQQKESLIGTNQNTNSIQISKQTIPKTQITEEMKSGTQLENKEAVKEQNESMSTQMVADPPDLRHNGSSTLHNELNELESTEVNQNSHTQDQEDKGSHILPTTKVPTIKVDQSMLLQTNCEVKTNPEIVSTTCSPRNDKTSEENEGKHIVKDISSHKQLQTLGIEVPEVNGISPPPSPPPEHQPPPPPTKKTSAASVSVPPSDKEKRRQETEEQVSLLESSWPPPPPPMEESTDLMFEEQDELDFPPPPPSIHEPLSEVSASCHEESCEQQDKELRSSDMDSSPNQDSKIDTVLPTRTVQNDMEERQQDKPCNNISHSSVDEGGMENTTVAPPKTSSILPEELVQGEKIPSLSAQDSEQTSLDTQGDSTPLAPPLPVEDQSTGNFRRQLSLVNKDNRSKELLCRHKSTPIPKEDANIPLVTPSLLQMVRLRSVNAGEDQADSKPSTEATTNEDLSIASQATPQKPIRKSLSLKSNSPAKSSPAPATVQSMRLQEAIRMKTAAMSSSAVTAVLNPRLSSTGSASSPVPSPGCDLLKSPASTASFIFSKSTKKVVIETPSSPEVQASLKQSLAAEIMQVSDQAKTMITNGTKKPIKVPPPVAKKPVHGTNPPNKIENATPDKTEILTHKQITRVEVNGQSDQVHPAGQRAQSLGSQKQRSSETAC